Proteins found in one Plasmodium malariae genome assembly, chromosome: 13 genomic segment:
- the GDPD gene encoding glycerophosphodiester phosphodiesterase, putative yields the protein MITYRRMLGVLVLALLQLRYCMNTMSTTIVGHRGCGSSDPGGSSVYPENSLYSFKKALDNKIDGVELDVWLTKDNEVVVIHGTDDGLLGHTLLNDKTSTAKYIEELTVKEIQSYHYKEPWILTKGKEFYGKDVNVISNEYEEEVKYSTLSENQKLEKVKEYDQYIKAYQNVEEIDELEKIFKEYFVNDESDENKVEGAKSLEDNVDEIVEEENIEEENIEEENVHEENVDGESIEEKNIKEENIEEASVDDPNVEASTDMLGKEIDENMSEEEFVKSIQCEHCKSLYVNYISKKNYDVKRKMLLAKFIFKFYHVPLLTDILNTYKNKLTYDIELKGTKENLGLYLLEILKNYKDYKFKFSSFNWVLQDDDIKKKIFKNKNMKNIDYASYPYDNLKKIDLLKVLRKNKLNIPVALLFADDEVMPNLNSILCTMKYYNADWAHFSYRLYKKPIIINCNKKNKTISVDYLVKILHKNNKKIMIYWGTEDKDQYDDIIFYLKLNVDSLCPNNIELAKQALHQVHNN from the coding sequence ATGATTACATACAGGCGTATGTTAGGAGTACTTGTACTCGCCCTGCTGCAACTGAGGTATTGTATGAACACCATGTCCACTACTATTGTGGGTCATAGGGGGTGTGGCTCAAGTGATCCAGGAGGAAGTTCTGTATATCCAGAAAATTCtctttattcatttaaaaaagcattagataataaaattgatGGAGTAGAACTAGATGTATGGTTAACTAAAGACAATGAAGTGGTAGTAATACATGGAACAGATGATGGTTTACTTGGTCATACCttattaaatgataaaactTCAACAGCCAAGTATATTGAAGAATTAACAGTAAAAGAAATCCAAAGTTATCATTATAAAGAACCCTGGATCCTTACCAAGGGAAAAGAATTTTATGGAAAAGATGTAAATGTTATTTCTAACGAATATGAGGAGGAAGTGAAATATTCTACCTTAAGTGAGAATCAAAAATTAGAAAAGGTAAAAGAGTATGACCAATACATCAAGGCTTACCAAAATGTAGAAGAAATTGatgaattagaaaaaatatttaaggaaTATTTTGTCAATGATGAATCTGATGAAAACAAAGTCGAAGGGGCGAAAAGTTTAGAAGATAATGTAGATGAGATTGTAGAAGAGGAAAATATAGAAGAGGAAAATATAGAAGAGGAAAATGTACACGAGGAAAATGTAGACGGGGAAAGTAtagaagagaaaaatataaaagaggaaaatatAGAAGAGGCAAGTGTAGACGATCCAAATGTAGAAGCGTCCACTGATATGTTAGGGAAAGAAATAGATGAAAACATGAGTGAGGAAGAATTTGTAAAATCTATCCAATGTGAACACTGTAAGTCTCTTTATGTAAACTATAtcagcaaaaaaaattatgatgtaaaaagaaaaatgttacTCGCAAAATTCATCTTCAAATTTTACCATGTACCATTATTAAcagatatattaaatacatacaaaaataaattaacatatGATATCGAATTAAAAGGAACCAAAGAAAATTTgggtttatatttattagaaattttaaagaacTATAAAGATTACAAGTTTAAGTTTAGTTCATTTAACTGGGTTTTACAAGatgatgatataaaaaaaaaaatttttaaaaataaaaatatgaaaaacataGATTATGCTTCATACCCTTACGAtaatcttaaaaaaattgatctattaaaagtattacgaaaaaataagttGAATATACCTGTAGCTCTATTATTTGCAGATGATGAAGTAATGCCAAATCTCAATTCAATTCTTTGTACTATGAAATATTACAATGCTGACTGGGCTCATTTCTCATAcagattatataaaaaacctATTATCATAAattgcaataaaaaaaataaaaccatATCAGTAGACTACcttgttaaaattttacataaaaataataaaaaaattatgatttaCTGGGGAACCGAAGATAAAGATCAGTATGATGatattatattctatttAAAACTAAATGTAGATTCCTTGTGTCCAAATAACATAGAACTGGCTAAGCAGGCTTTGCATCAAGTGCATAACAACTAA
- the PmUG01_13052000 gene encoding conserved Plasmodium protein, unknown function, which translates to MSSTNENKKDLQQNDEEGVIGESTNLKRKNEGFFVRNFKRLKHKLHEKDEEGNKVGGNMGEEHNVQELNNNDIVTNTNDLKTNSAFSKSDTIGDMDISNNYKYNKKSKKIIDEDYGNDREKIEEKEEYKEEDNNNNYNSHNSDDNDDNYNDNRNRNNSGNNNNNNDNGNSSNSDNNNNNNSINKNVKSINDNSKITIKKSTKYDSTKNKNEIKAVNNSTNETEQTKCKDRELNVLSERVMKRFKKSKKEKGFHKKKGGEMWGEDEEEDEEEDEEEDDEEEEDVKKGKNVEGKEEMKEKEVEDDNDVEDDNDVEDDDDVEDDDDVEDDDDVEDDDDVEDDNDDEEEEEEEEDAEADGDDDEMRGFIVDSEDEEDEEKDEEGKKKKKKKYDYFENKSLDEEDLELIAENTGMQVIRNEKDTKHRRLKKMKNVDDNDLYNDHPKNDNENKIDHLKDKDYFIDDSETSLKKQKGESKSNLFNYEENMSDTRENENEEEEEEEGYPMSSDNIYKTDSYIHEMISQTFGDVNTVLDIINISPVKKKKKYDYENDEDEEDYEEDQEENPEDLFSKDMILDDEDSSRIKKKKKKRIVSFFDEINENLKKKGMEEDSDYEVDLDKAENEKYGDGGEDGEIEQEEDDEGEEEEEEEGEDDDEEEEDEEDEDEEGDDEADEGDSEEGDYQEEESDNELYEEEYKKICGEEYEDYDDYCEYDEYAEVPYYEDEMYNDEGYKGQQYKDEEYKDEVHKDETYEDEIYEGDTHERKKKKKVLSIMDEDALEKSKDTSNLFNDEAIIVCKEKGKKFMKRKKKKKKKKKSFDIISSKWKTFAEPDETLNQLLTRKDDLIRYSDIPERYYFTYKKRKFKMTKKFILIESKWIVNKLKEKYPNYFTYKNFEKIIEENYDNIYDDVNVNDFLCDNFLLKKCILILNMMIKYKNEIPFIFFHKSYLIYPPFNLNMVWDIHELDKVWYKNFIKIKKLKSKLKILNSKTYNNIHSSVFDIMNKYNEMYYEDVNIYYYYIKNNLINDGNNQENTGGILSIKDDKDLYDEHNKNGGILHESRGGIYPLNNKTNEDNKNEQKERKDNNINEKKYDDNANNESDAYLKEDLFGDSMIEDKRDEEEEEEERKGKNKEMENEKEASGKKSIEEKGSEKKNNEKSIPGLLFVEYVKKNKFNVWDDYLLTTEQFYENISYMYDLIKNEKISPTDEEDSSNNNNNGNLNHYGDSSKSKRYPVEMQNSYSSKVKDKNEKDCLTIFKFNCSKIKNIVTNVPDIYGNDMNIQNQVEDWCRSFFSREVANNKDIFKTLICYYSKLLASHPGIKYILRFFFLKYASLTTVSTNQAEVHVDVCNTDYLAYRLYRFPVHHLLNYSNTKKVSTNSGNNSISMSGNNSVINNDNKYVTSKQEDDTKRNRATPFNVTHDPCYVHNYNVDFFNTQLDESGINIDSKKRELEDYYNMHRYKHIYLEILKNKENKLVHLIIHPILPHENVPWKSDDFNEREKCKKKKKKKNERDLKSYFEREKNKLMKSEILDNEWINNILQQLSYAYCYNCMENNNMFVYIQKKILNNFLCVELLPLFKKNLENLLLASAQNWLMVYIHQSFYLTLNVKPIKIFKKLDKKLGKKSDKKLDRKLDKELEEEKRIIKNRKSSREIIDTLNDREDEYSSDYNRSKDSYTKYHDEDDEEEGKEEYDDDNENEKKRVKKNNKKNYYTDESYSSDQSHRDNKIRKEEKKNKIKKSKKKINHKTDEKYIKNSNKSDLFNSSYSSDNNSYILDDELKKKKKKKKGNDYMKNISYDNYSDKSEKSYISNKNEEEKKKNSILKNIKKNHNVYEVVSIICETIHFGIRLHIMACDIYGDIIEYIYLDNIYLDVIKKENLPVEQEKITKDVNLFISFLKKIKPDVIVIGIRDVHSYLLYLYIQNFVNNNMQVNSTKEDLLNTSTRNGSNIHTSSIDNGNNKYIVIAENMYIPCIVTNSIKFSVDLTNKYSREALICLSLCRFVQNPLCVIISLFEEENKNMFNICLHDLQKYVCSYKLESLFYRIIIDIVNKTGCDINFVKKKKKHLGNTISYIAGLGLRKREELMKLLHNRNLNTREDLLTLSANKNLIGKCVYRNCSSFIRIIGNGDEYVEALDNTRIHPLNCYDLIQELFKNSVDKKNNFLKNKNTYDIVNYIIDKKKLIRNIEIKEYARKYYNEKKIFIYPYLKFIKKELLHPYKDYRYNYEKKTEEELFYLIINEKKENLTIGSEVVCKMNYINKNSSYIKITILPYNIRGVISDSREFLRQLRKYYNERMNLINANFENMNIINKNNYYNQNNNLKDAEYINNSVIGELIKGRIVSMSYNLYNKFETNFHVVVTEENIKKIKKQIFMQNLMKYPFNYDNLSPLIELDINHDNNTFIENHFKKLNDNEDFEDFDDDDEKIKMKNKNKYYQSKKFANHPNFKLWNYHEIHAYLKQTNIVIGESIIYPSNELNKLYVLIKTCDNPFIIAKFTIYEKNIQHNMQYNNNINKNMQSLQQIYLINNEQFKSIDHIISHFCENLKKNLLELYNHPKCKRRKTIDEVRKELSQESLLKPDNIVWALIPPIILSQKGANESEKNSQDFNPLRFTLMVIPPHNHLHQHLRSNNYSNAFQPKDLIVLQDSIYVDHKSFKLWTRVERNFKNLVNWWKEKGYWNRQNERLEYMNEKKKKMEEYKKLKGIKN; encoded by the exons ATGAGTTCGAcgaatgaaaacaaaaaggaCCTTCAACAAAATGATGAAGAAGGGGTAATAGGAGAGTCAACAAAtttgaagagaaaaaatgaagGGTTTTTCGTCCGAAACTTTAAAAGATTGAAACATAAATTGCATGAAAAGGATGAGGAGGGGAATAAAGTCGGGGGAAATATGGGGGAAGAGCATAATGTCCAGGaactaaataataatgacatCGTAACAAACACAAATGATCTAAAGACGAACTCAGCTTTTTCAAAAAGTGATACGATTGGAGATATGGATATTTCAAACAATTACAAGtacaacaaaaaaagtaaaaaaattatagatgAAGATTATGGAAATGATCgtgaaaaaatagaagagaAGGAAGAGTACAAAGAGGAagacaataataataattataatagtcATAATAGTGatgataatgatgataattataatgataatagaaatagaaataatagtggtaacaataacaacaataatgataatggtaacagtagtaatagtgataataataataataataatagtattaataaaaatgtcaAGTCTATAAACGATAATAGCAAAATTACTATTAAAAAGTCGACCAAATATGATagcacaaaaaataaaaatgaaataaaagcAGTAAATAATAGTACAAACGAAACAGAACAGACTAAATGTAAAGACAGGGAGCTAAATGTACTAAGTGAGAGAGTAATGAAGCGATTCAAAAAAAGTAAGAAGGAGAAAGGTTTTCACAAGAAAAAGGGGGGGGAAATGTGGGGagaagatgaagaagaagatgaagaagaagatgaagaagaagatgatgaagaagaagaggatGTTAAGAAAGGAAAGAATGTTGAGGGAAAAGAAGAGATGAAAGAGAAAGAAGTTGAGGATGATAATGACGTTGAGGATGATAATGATGTTGAGGATGATGATGACGTTGAGGATGATGATGACGTTGAGGATGATGATGACGTTGAGGATGATGATGACGTTGAGGATGATAATGACGAtgaggaagaagaagaagaggaagaggaCGCTGAAGCGGATGGTGATGACGATGAAATGAGGGGATTTATTGTCGATAGTGAAGATGAAGAAGATGAGGAAAAGGatgaagaaggaaaaaaaaaaa aaaaaaaaaaatatgactaTTTCGAAAATAAAAGTTTAGATGAAGAAGATTTAGAACTCATTGCAGAAAATACTGGTATGCAAGTtataagaaatgaaaaagacACAAAGCACagaagattaaaaaaaatgaaaaatgtagatgataatgatttatataatgaccatccaaaaaatgataatgaaaataaaatagatcaTTTGAAAGACAAGGATTATTTTATTGATGACAGTGAAACTTCTTTAAAAAAGCAGAAAGGAGAATCaaaaagtaatttatttaattatgaagaaaatatgTCAGATACaagagaaaatgaaaatgaagaagaagaagaagaggagGGGTATCCTATGTCTTcagataatatttataaaaccgattcatatatacatgagaTGATTAGCCAGACGTTTGGGGATGTGAACACTGTTTTagatattattaacatttctccagttaaaaaaaaaaaaaaatatgattatgAAAATGATGAGGACGAAGAAGATTATGAAGAAGATCAAGAAGAAAATCCGGAAGACCTTTTTTCTAAAGATATGATATTAGATGATGAAGATTCTAGTCGgattaagaaaaagaaaaaaaagagaatagtTAGTTTCTTTGACGAGATCAATGAaaacttgaaaaaaaaaggaatggaAGAGGATTCGGATTATGAAGTAGATTTGGATAAAGcagaaaatgaaaagtatGGAGATGGGGGTGAGGATGGGGAGATAGAACAAGAGGAGGACGATGAGGGtgaggaagaagaagaagaagagggTGAAGATGATGATGAGGAGGAAGAAGATGAAGAGGATGAAGATGAAGAAGGTGATGATGAAGCGGATGAGGGGGATAGCGAAGAAGGAGATTATCAAGAGGAAGAAAGTGATAATGAACTTTATGAAGAGgagtacaaaaaaatatgtggAGAGGAATATGAAGATTATGATGATTATTGTGAATATGATGAATATGCGGAGGTGCCATATTACGAAGATGAGATGTATAATGATGAGGGGTATAAGGGTCAGCAGTATAAAGACGAGGAGTATAAAGATGAGGTGCATAAGGATGAGACGTATGAAGATGAGATATATGAAGGTGATACACatgaaagaaagaaaaaaaaaaaggttttgAGCATCATGGATGAAGATGCTCTAGAGAAATCAAAAGACACTTCTAATCTATTCAATGATGAAGCAATTATTGTTTGTAAAgagaaagggaaaaaatttatgaaaagaaagaagaaaaaaaaaaaaaa gaaaaaaagtttcGATATAATATCAAGTAAGTGGAAAACTTTTGCTGAACCTGATGAAACGTTAAATCAATTGTTAACAAGAAAAGATGACTTAATCAGATATTCAGATATTCCAGAAAGATATTATTTTACctataaaaagagaaaatttaaaatgacTAAGAAGTTCATACTTATAGAATCAAAATGGATAGTAAATAAgttgaaagaaaaatatcccaactattttacatataaaaattttgaaaaaataattgaagagaattatgataatatatatgatgatgTAAATGTGAATGATTTCTTATGtgacaattttttattaaaaaagtgtatattaattttaaatatgatgataaaatataaaaatgaaattccatttattttctttcacAAATCTTATTTGATATACCCTCCATTCAATTTAAATATGGTATGGGATATACATGAATTAGACAAAGTTtggtataaaaattttataaagataaaaaaattaaaaagtaagcttaaaattttgaatagtAAGACTTATAACAACATACATTCCTCTGTTTTTGATATCATGAATAAATACAACGAGATGTATTATGAagatgttaatatatattattattatattaaaaataatttaattaatgatGGAAATAATCAAGAGAACACTGGTGGCATATTAAGTATCAAAGATGATAAGGATCTTTATGATGAGCACAACAAAAATGGGGGAATTCTTCACGAGAGTAGAGGTGGCATATACCCTTTGaacaataaaacaaatgaagATAACAAGAATGAgcaaaaggaaagaaaagacaataacataaatgaaaagaaatatgaCGATAATGCTAACAATGAGAGTGATGCTTATTTAAAGGAGGACCTATTTGGAGACAGCATGATAGAGGACAAAAGGGATGAAGAGGAAGAGGAAGAGGAAAGGAAAGGAAAGAACAAGGAAATGGAAAACGAAAAAGAGGCAAgtggaaaaaaaagcattGAAGAGAAAggaagtgaaaaaaaaaacaatgaaaaaagCATACCAGGTTTGCTATTTGTagaatatgtaaaaaaaaataagttcaATGTATGGGATGACTATTTGCTGACAACGGAACAATTTTACGAAAACATTTCTTATATGTatgatttaattaaaaacgaaaaaattagTCCAACAGATGAGGAAGATAGTAgcaacaataacaataacggCAATCTTAACCACTATGGTGATAGTAGTAAAAGCAAAAGATATCCAGTGGAAATGCAAAACAGCTACTCTAGTAAGGTAAAGGACAAGAACGAAAAAGATTGTCTAaccatttttaaatttaactgttcaaagataaaaaatatagtaactAATGTACCAGATATATATGGGAATGAtatgaatatacaaaatCAAGTTGAAGATTGGTGTAGAAGTTTTTTTTCAAGAGAAGTAgcaaataataaagatatttttaaaactctTATTTGCTATTATTCCAAGTTATTAGCTTCACATCCTGGCATAAAGTATATCCTTCGCTTCTTCTTTTTGAAATATGCTTCTCTAACAACTGTAAGCACAAATCAAGCTGAAGTACATGTGGATGTATGCAACACAGATTATTTGGCTTATCGATTATATAGGTTTCCTGTTCATCATCTGCTGAACTATTCGAACACAAAAAAAGTTAGCACTAACAGTGGAAATAATAGCATCAGCATGAGCGGAAATAATAGTGTTATCaacaatgataataaatatgttacaTCGAAACAGGAGGATGATACGAAGAGGAATAGAGCTACCCCATTTAACGTAACACATGATCCCTGTTATGTACATAACTACAATGTAGATTTCTTTAATACACAATTAGACGAAAGTGGTATTAACATCGATTCCAAAAAAAGAGAGTTAGAGGATTATTACAATATGCATagatataaacatatatatttagaaattcttaaaaataaggaGAATAAACTAGTTCATCTAATTATTCATCCTATATTACCACATGAAAATGTACCATGGAAAAGTGACGATTTTAATGAAAGAgagaaatgtaaaaaaaaaaaaaaaaaaaaaaatgaaagggACTTGAAAAGTTATTttgaaagggaaaaaaacaaattaatgaAATCAGAGATATTAGACAATGAATggataaataatatactacAACAATTGTCATATGcatattgttataattgtatggaaaataataatatgtttgtttatatacaaaagaaaattttaaataactttttatgCGTCGAATTGTTaccattatttaaaaaaaatttagaaaatttgTTACTAGCAAGTGCACAAAATTGGCTCATGGTTTATATACATCAGTCCTTTTATTTAACACTTAACGTTAAAcctattaaaatatttaaaaaattagataagAAATTGGGTAAAAAATCTGACAAAAAATTGGATAGAAAATTAGATAAAGAATTAGAGGAAGAGAAgcgaataattaaaaatagaaaaagtaGCAGAGAAATAATTGACACATTAAATGATAGGGAGGATGAATATTCATCCGATTACAATAGAAGCAAAGATTCATATACGAAGTATCATGATGAGGATGACGAGGAGGAGGGGAAAGAAGAATACGATGATGACAAcgaaaatgagaaaaaacgtgtaaagaaaaataataaaaaaaattattacacaGATGAATCATACAGCAGTGACCAGTCACATAGAGACaacaaaataagaaaagaagagaaaaaaaataaaataaaaaaaagcaagaaaaagataaatcaCAAAAcagatgaaaaatatatcaagaATTCGAACAAGTCTGATTTGTTTAATTCGTCTTATTCTTCAGATAACAACTCCTATATATTAGAtgatgaattaaaaaaaaaaaaaaaaaaaaaaaaaggaaatgattatatgaaaaatataagttaCGATAATTACTCGGATAAATCagaaaaaagttatatatctaacaaaaatgaagaagaaaaaaaaaaaaattctattttgaaaaatattaaaaaaaatcataatgTCTATGAAGTAGTGTCCATAATATGTGAAACTATTCACTTCGGCATAAGGTTGCATATAATGGCATGTGATATATATGGAGATATTATTGAGTACATATACCTagataacatatatttagatgttataaaaaaggaaaatttgcCTGTTgaacaagaaaaaattacaaaagatgttaatctatttatatcctttttaaaaaaaattaaaccaGATGTAATAGTTATTGGAATTAGAGATGTGCATTCCTATCTCCtttatttgtacatacaaaattttgttaataataatatgcaaGTAAATAGTACAAAGGAAGACTTACTCAATACGAGTACCCGTAATGGTAGTAACATACATACTAGTAGTATTGATAATGGAAATAACAAATACATCGTTATAGCggaaaatatgtatattcccTGTATAGTGACTAATAGCATAAAATTTAGTGTGgatttaacaaataaatattcaaggGAAGCTCTTATATGTTTATCCCTCTGTAGGTTTGTGCAAAATCCGTTATGTgtcattatttctttatttgaggaagaaaacaaaaatatgtttaacaTCTGTTTGCAtgatttacaaaaatatgtgtGCAGCTACAAGTTAgaatcattattttatagaattattatagatattgtaaataaaacTGGGTGtgatataaattttgtaaaaaagaaaaaaaaacatttaggAAATACGATAAGTTATATTGCAGGATTAGGGTTAAGAAAGAGAGAAGAgttaatgaaattattacataacaGAAACTTAAATACTCGAGAAGATTTGCTGACCTTGTCagctaataaaaatttaataggTAAATGTGTGTACCGAAATTGCTCATCatttattagaattattGGAAATGGAGATGAATATGTAGAGGCTTTAGATAATACTAGAATACATCCATTAAACTGCTATGATTTGATacaagaattatttaaaaattctgttgataagaagaataattttttaaaaaataaaaacaccTATGACATTgtgaattatattattgataAAAAGAAGCTTATACgaaatattgaaataaaagaatatgcaagaaaatattacaacgaaaagaaaatttttatttacccATATTTGAAATTTATAAAGAAGGAATTGTTACACCCTTATAAAGATTATCGATACAACTATGAGAAGAAAACAGAAGAggaattattttacttaatcattaatgaaaagaaagaaaatttaacTATCGGTTCTGAAGTAGTTTGTAAAATGAATtacataaacaaaaatagtagttatataaaaataacaatattacCATATAATATTAGAGGTGTTATTAGTGACTCAAGAGAATTTTTAAGACAGTTAAGAAAGTATTACAACGAAAGAATGAATTTAATTAATgcaaattttgaaaatatgaatattataaataaaaataattattacaatCAGAATAACAATTTGAAGGATGcagaatatattaacaattcCGTAATAGGGGAACTAATAAAAGGTAGAATAGTATCAATGAGCTATAATCTGTACAATAAATTTGAAACGAATTTTCACGTAGTTGTGActgaagaaaatattaaaaaaataaaaaaacaaatatttatgcaAAATTTGATGAAATATCCATTTAATTATGATAACTTATCTCCATTAATAGAATTAGATATCAATCATGATAATAATACCTTTATTGaaaatcattttaaaaagttaaatgaTAATGAAGATTTTGAAGATtttgatgatgatgatgaaaaaattaaaatgaagaataaaaacaaatattatcaAAGCAAAAAATTTGCAAACCATCCAAATTTTAAGTTATGGAATTATCATGAAATACATGCTTATTTAAAACAAACGAACATAGTTATTGGTGAGTCTATTATATACCCGTCAAATGAGCTtaacaaattatatgtacttataaaAACTTGTGATAACCCTTTTATTATTGCAAAATTTACTatatacgaaaaaaatattcagcATAATAtgcaatataataataatataaataaaaatatgcagtCTTTAcaacaaatttatttaatcaaTAATGAACAATTTAAATCAATTGATCATATAATATCCCATTTTtgtgaaaatttaaaaaaaaatttattagaaTTATACAACCATCCAAAATGCAAAAGGAGGAAAACCATTGATGAAGTCAGAAAAGAATTATCTCAAGAGAGTTTATTAAAACCTGATAATATTGTATGGGCACTTATACCTCCAATTATTTTATCACAAAAAGGTGCAAATGaatcagaaaaaaatagtcAAGATTTTAATCCATTACGGTTTACATTAATGGTTATACCTCCCCATAATCATCTTCATCAGCATTTACGTTCAAATAATTACAGTAATGCATTTCAACCGAAGGATCTGATAGTGCTGCAGGATTCTATATATGTTGATCATAAATCTTTTAAGTTATGGACTAGAGTGGagagaaattttaaaaatttagttAACTGGTGGAAGGAAAAGGGATATTGGAACCGTCAGAATGAAAGACTCGAATACAtgaatgaaaagaaaaaaaaaatggaggaatataaaaaacttaaGGGCATCAAAAATTGA